A genomic window from Xyrauchen texanus isolate HMW12.3.18 chromosome 31, RBS_HiC_50CHRs, whole genome shotgun sequence includes:
- the rbm41 gene encoding RNA-binding protein 41 isoform X2 yields the protein MTYDIAILDRLYKIHLTQLMEMFIALFRVTRTCDDAPIPEEQETEGQRQLHNLLLQQLDTDVDIERCVAKKKCFAPAAVYKPFGELAAGVRSLSQFQVLQDGDQELATLRELGLTDSEIELWRCRDLPEPSWKDSGVCVAPDARNERLQAIQFKLAAHAELLSRPQRFSSSRPLSRREMEIEKALFHGSDRSSFLTALYHQGDESQVSKQGATPANAMDTFCRDFLKDQNQNLNISESFLQPQPKSCIKETIVTNVHPKSSCSDTDQSDGVGVSSQCKEEHKCLESGHMSDTINPPQSQEKSVVPRKMTVSQSIRTLNSSLVQGHDGPVTVSGKIKDISDEEIKNNRDTEEAIRNIPRFKNYQRGNPSNVLCVKNVSPRASLAQLVSLFTRFQKDDTQPILYRLLTGRLKGQAFITFFDVESAQTALDLLNGYRLLEKPLIIEFGRERNEDNNAKTDRSSVDPNTTSTQQDGQSYNEKPA from the exons ATGACGTATGACATTGCCATTCTTGATAGGCTTTATAAGATTCACCTTACACAATTGATGGAAATGTTTATTGCACTTTTCAGGGTCACTCGTACCTGCGACGATGCACCCATTCCTGAAGAACAggagacagagggccagagacaacTACACAATCTACTATTACAGCAACTAGACACAGATGTAGACATTGAGCG GTGTGTTGCTAAGAAGAAATGCTTTGCTCCAGCAGCAGTGTACAAGCCATTTGGGGAGCTGGCAGCTGGTGTGAGGAGTCTGTCCCAGTTCCAGGTCTTACAGGATGGAGACCAGGAACTGGCCACTCTGAGAGAATTGGGCCTCACAGATTCTGAAATAGAGCTGTGGAGATGCAGGGACCTACCAGAGCCTTCATGGAAG GATAGCGGGGTTTGTGTGGCACCCGATGCGAGGAATGAGCGTCTGCAAGCCATCCAGTTTAAACTTGCGGCACATGCGGAGCTGCTTTCCCGACCTCAGCGTTTCTCGAGCAGTCGGCCTCTCTCTCGCAGGGAGATGGAAATCGAGAAGGCTCTTTTTCATGGCAGTGACCGCAGCAGCTTCCTCACCGCCCTTTACCATCAAG GTGATGAGTCACAGGTCAGCAAGCAGGGGGCAACACCTGCAAATGCAATGGACACTTTCTGTAGAGATTTTCTGAAGGATCAAAACCAAAACTTGAATATCTCAGAGAGTTTTCTGCAACCACAACCAAAATCTTGCATTAAAGAAACAATTGTCACCAATGTCCATCCTAAATCATCATGCTCTGATACTGACCAAAGTGACGGAGTCGGCGTCTCCAGTCAATGTAAAGAGGAACACAAGTGCTTGGAATCAGGCCATATGTCGGACACTATCAACCCTCCACAGTCCCAAGAGAAAAGTGTTGTGCCAAGGAAAATGACAGTCAGCCAATCCATTCGTACACTGAATTCTTCTTTAGTGCAAGGTCATGATGGGCCAGTTACAGTCAGCGGAAAGATAAAGGATATTTCAGATGAAGAGATCAAGAATAATCGGGACACAGAAGAGGCTATACGGAATATTCCACGTTTTAAGAACTACCAGAGAGGGAACCCAAGCAAC GTGCTCTGTGTAAAGAACGTGAGTCCACGGGCTTCATTGGCTCAGCTGGTTTCTCTCTTCACTAGGTTTCAGAAAGATGACACACAACCCATTCTGTACCGACTACTGACGGGTCGACTCAAAGGACAAGCTTTTATTACATTCTTTG atgtaGAAAGTGCCCAAACAGCTCTGGACCTGTTAAATGGATACAGGCTGCTTGAAAAGCCTCTAATCATTGAATTTGGCAGAGAGAGAAATGAAGACAACAATGCAAAGACTGACCGATCCTCTGTAGATCCCAACACCACTTCAACCCAACAGGATGGACAATCCTACAATGAAAAACCTGCCtaa
- the rbm41 gene encoding RNA-binding protein 41 isoform X1, with the protein MKRVTRTCDDAPIPEEQETEGQRQLHNLLLQQLDTDVDIERCVAKKKCFAPAAVYKPFGELAAGVRSLSQFQVLQDGDQELATLRELGLTDSEIELWRCRDLPEPSWKDSGVCVAPDARNERLQAIQFKLAAHAELLSRPQRFSSSRPLSRREMEIEKALFHGSDRSSFLTALYHQGDESQVSKQGATPANAMDTFCRDFLKDQNQNLNISESFLQPQPKSCIKETIVTNVHPKSSCSDTDQSDGVGVSSQCKEEHKCLESGHMSDTINPPQSQEKSVVPRKMTVSQSIRTLNSSLVQGHDGPVTVSGKIKDISDEEIKNNRDTEEAIRNIPRFKNYQRGNPSNVLCVKNVSPRASLAQLVSLFTRFQKDDTQPILYRLLTGRLKGQAFITFFDVESAQTALDLLNGYRLLEKPLIIEFGRERNEDNNAKTDRSSVDPNTTSTQQDGQSYNEKPA; encoded by the exons GGTCACTCGTACCTGCGACGATGCACCCATTCCTGAAGAACAggagacagagggccagagacaacTACACAATCTACTATTACAGCAACTAGACACAGATGTAGACATTGAGCG GTGTGTTGCTAAGAAGAAATGCTTTGCTCCAGCAGCAGTGTACAAGCCATTTGGGGAGCTGGCAGCTGGTGTGAGGAGTCTGTCCCAGTTCCAGGTCTTACAGGATGGAGACCAGGAACTGGCCACTCTGAGAGAATTGGGCCTCACAGATTCTGAAATAGAGCTGTGGAGATGCAGGGACCTACCAGAGCCTTCATGGAAG GATAGCGGGGTTTGTGTGGCACCCGATGCGAGGAATGAGCGTCTGCAAGCCATCCAGTTTAAACTTGCGGCACATGCGGAGCTGCTTTCCCGACCTCAGCGTTTCTCGAGCAGTCGGCCTCTCTCTCGCAGGGAGATGGAAATCGAGAAGGCTCTTTTTCATGGCAGTGACCGCAGCAGCTTCCTCACCGCCCTTTACCATCAAG GTGATGAGTCACAGGTCAGCAAGCAGGGGGCAACACCTGCAAATGCAATGGACACTTTCTGTAGAGATTTTCTGAAGGATCAAAACCAAAACTTGAATATCTCAGAGAGTTTTCTGCAACCACAACCAAAATCTTGCATTAAAGAAACAATTGTCACCAATGTCCATCCTAAATCATCATGCTCTGATACTGACCAAAGTGACGGAGTCGGCGTCTCCAGTCAATGTAAAGAGGAACACAAGTGCTTGGAATCAGGCCATATGTCGGACACTATCAACCCTCCACAGTCCCAAGAGAAAAGTGTTGTGCCAAGGAAAATGACAGTCAGCCAATCCATTCGTACACTGAATTCTTCTTTAGTGCAAGGTCATGATGGGCCAGTTACAGTCAGCGGAAAGATAAAGGATATTTCAGATGAAGAGATCAAGAATAATCGGGACACAGAAGAGGCTATACGGAATATTCCACGTTTTAAGAACTACCAGAGAGGGAACCCAAGCAAC GTGCTCTGTGTAAAGAACGTGAGTCCACGGGCTTCATTGGCTCAGCTGGTTTCTCTCTTCACTAGGTTTCAGAAAGATGACACACAACCCATTCTGTACCGACTACTGACGGGTCGACTCAAAGGACAAGCTTTTATTACATTCTTTG atgtaGAAAGTGCCCAAACAGCTCTGGACCTGTTAAATGGATACAGGCTGCTTGAAAAGCCTCTAATCATTGAATTTGGCAGAGAGAGAAATGAAGACAACAATGCAAAGACTGACCGATCCTCTGTAGATCCCAACACCACTTCAACCCAACAGGATGGACAATCCTACAATGAAAAACCTGCCtaa
- the rbm41 gene encoding RNA-binding protein 41 isoform X3, producing MKWVTRTCDDAPIPEEQETEGQRQLHNLLLQQLDTDVDIERCVAKKKCFAPAAVYKPFGELAAGVRSLSQFQVLQDGDQELATLRELGLTDSEIELWRCRDLPEPSWKDSGVCVAPDARNERLQAIQFKLAAHAELLSRPQRFSSSRPLSRREMEIEKALFHGSDRSSFLTALYHQGDESQVSKQGATPANAMDTFCRDFLKDQNQNLNISESFLQPQPKSCIKETIVTNVHPKSSCSDTDQSDGVGVSSQCKEEHKCLESGHMSDTINPPQSQEKSVVPRKMTVSQSIRTLNSSLVQGHDGPVTVSGKIKDISDEEIKNNRDTEEAIRNIPRFKNYQRGNPSNVLCVKNVSPRASLAQLVSLFTRFQKDDTQPILYRLLTGRLKGQAFITFFDVESAQTALDLLNGYRLLEKPLIIEFGRERNEDNNAKTDRSSVDPNTTSTQQDGQSYNEKPA from the exons GGTCACTCGTACCTGCGACGATGCACCCATTCCTGAAGAACAggagacagagggccagagacaacTACACAATCTACTATTACAGCAACTAGACACAGATGTAGACATTGAGCG GTGTGTTGCTAAGAAGAAATGCTTTGCTCCAGCAGCAGTGTACAAGCCATTTGGGGAGCTGGCAGCTGGTGTGAGGAGTCTGTCCCAGTTCCAGGTCTTACAGGATGGAGACCAGGAACTGGCCACTCTGAGAGAATTGGGCCTCACAGATTCTGAAATAGAGCTGTGGAGATGCAGGGACCTACCAGAGCCTTCATGGAAG GATAGCGGGGTTTGTGTGGCACCCGATGCGAGGAATGAGCGTCTGCAAGCCATCCAGTTTAAACTTGCGGCACATGCGGAGCTGCTTTCCCGACCTCAGCGTTTCTCGAGCAGTCGGCCTCTCTCTCGCAGGGAGATGGAAATCGAGAAGGCTCTTTTTCATGGCAGTGACCGCAGCAGCTTCCTCACCGCCCTTTACCATCAAG GTGATGAGTCACAGGTCAGCAAGCAGGGGGCAACACCTGCAAATGCAATGGACACTTTCTGTAGAGATTTTCTGAAGGATCAAAACCAAAACTTGAATATCTCAGAGAGTTTTCTGCAACCACAACCAAAATCTTGCATTAAAGAAACAATTGTCACCAATGTCCATCCTAAATCATCATGCTCTGATACTGACCAAAGTGACGGAGTCGGCGTCTCCAGTCAATGTAAAGAGGAACACAAGTGCTTGGAATCAGGCCATATGTCGGACACTATCAACCCTCCACAGTCCCAAGAGAAAAGTGTTGTGCCAAGGAAAATGACAGTCAGCCAATCCATTCGTACACTGAATTCTTCTTTAGTGCAAGGTCATGATGGGCCAGTTACAGTCAGCGGAAAGATAAAGGATATTTCAGATGAAGAGATCAAGAATAATCGGGACACAGAAGAGGCTATACGGAATATTCCACGTTTTAAGAACTACCAGAGAGGGAACCCAAGCAAC GTGCTCTGTGTAAAGAACGTGAGTCCACGGGCTTCATTGGCTCAGCTGGTTTCTCTCTTCACTAGGTTTCAGAAAGATGACACACAACCCATTCTGTACCGACTACTGACGGGTCGACTCAAAGGACAAGCTTTTATTACATTCTTTG atgtaGAAAGTGCCCAAACAGCTCTGGACCTGTTAAATGGATACAGGCTGCTTGAAAAGCCTCTAATCATTGAATTTGGCAGAGAGAGAAATGAAGACAACAATGCAAAGACTGACCGATCCTCTGTAGATCCCAACACCACTTCAACCCAACAGGATGGACAATCCTACAATGAAAAACCTGCCtaa